The following coding sequences lie in one Bacteroides helcogenes P 36-108 genomic window:
- a CDS encoding tyrosine-type recombinase/integrase — MRMKVYQSKPRITLSPAIRDGQKYVEVEFDEDDAIRLSLSKEKGVRFEGDRAYLPEEGFDLSGFFDRHVETAYINYSALKNTLPKKNGKTSPAIPPGYAETLRQLRYSEHTVRAYTAYFREFQQYFAGRNLRYIRPEEINAYIVHLIDTRGISSCQQNLRINSIKFYFEKVLGQERKCYEVKRAKRERTLPDVLSKEEIKSILDATGPDIRLFCMFSLLYSAGLRISELLDLKPHDINVSRSLIRVRQGKGRKDRYTLLSKPLVRKLTEYTKLYKPQEWLFERYKGEPFTESIVSKKLKEAAKEAGITKRVYPHLLRHSFATHLIEQGTDLKIVKELLGHNQLKTTEMYVHIADTFKSSIRTPLDDILESDNEIVK; from the coding sequence ATGCGTATGAAAGTCTATCAGAGCAAACCGAGAATAACGCTTTCACCTGCCATCCGTGACGGGCAGAAATACGTGGAAGTGGAGTTCGACGAGGACGATGCCATCCGGCTGTCGCTGTCGAAAGAGAAGGGTGTGCGGTTCGAGGGCGACAGAGCCTACCTGCCGGAAGAAGGCTTCGACCTGTCCGGCTTTTTCGACCGCCATGTGGAAACGGCGTATATCAATTACTCCGCCCTGAAAAACACCTTGCCCAAGAAAAACGGGAAAACCAGCCCCGCCATCCCGCCCGGCTATGCCGAAACGCTGCGGCAACTGCGGTACAGCGAGCATACCGTCCGTGCGTACACTGCCTATTTCAGGGAGTTCCAGCAATACTTTGCGGGAAGAAACCTCCGCTACATCCGACCGGAAGAAATCAACGCCTACATCGTACACCTGATTGACACACGGGGGATCTCGTCGTGCCAACAGAACTTGCGCATCAACTCGATCAAGTTTTATTTCGAGAAGGTGCTGGGACAGGAACGGAAATGTTACGAGGTAAAGCGAGCCAAACGGGAACGGACGCTGCCCGACGTGCTGAGCAAGGAGGAGATAAAATCCATCCTTGACGCAACCGGTCCGGACATCCGGCTGTTCTGCATGTTCTCGTTGCTTTACTCCGCCGGGTTGAGAATCAGCGAGCTGCTGGACTTGAAACCTCACGACATCAACGTGAGCCGTTCGCTGATACGGGTACGGCAGGGCAAAGGGAGGAAAGACCGCTACACGCTGCTGTCGAAGCCCCTTGTCAGGAAGCTGACCGAGTACACCAAGCTGTACAAGCCGCAGGAATGGCTCTTCGAGCGGTACAAGGGTGAGCCGTTTACGGAGAGCATCGTGTCGAAGAAGCTGAAAGAGGCGGCGAAGGAAGCCGGAATCACCAAGCGGGTGTACCCCCACCTGTTGCGGCACTCGTTCGCCACGCATCTGATCGAGCAAGGCACGGACTTGAAAATCGTGAAAGAGCTGTTGGGGCACAACCAACTGAAAACGACGGAAATGTACGTGCATATAGCCGACACTTTCAAGAGCAGCATCCGCACTCCATTGGATGATATTCTTGAAAGTGATAATGAGATAGTTAAATAA
- a CDS encoding HU family DNA-binding protein encodes MGTRYIMKEMPDLQDTGKTVTYPQMVLTGQTNTRQLAEYIAKGTGFAKGITEGVICELSEAIAHEMGMGRSVKIDGLGIFTPSLALRAGKEREETDRNATKRNAQSLRVGSVNFRADKELVQETNRWCDLERAPWKPARSSRKYTPEQRLALARAYLEENPYLSVQTYRHLTGLLQTSAATELRRWASQPDSGIGISGRGSHRVYIKRKESPIP; translated from the coding sequence ATGGGCACACGCTACATCATGAAAGAAATGCCTGACCTGCAGGACACAGGCAAGACCGTCACCTATCCTCAGATGGTGCTGACCGGACAGACCAACACACGGCAGTTGGCAGAGTACATCGCCAAAGGAACCGGCTTTGCCAAGGGCATCACCGAAGGCGTCATCTGCGAGCTGAGCGAAGCCATCGCCCACGAGATGGGCATGGGACGCTCAGTCAAGATAGACGGGCTCGGCATCTTCACCCCTTCGCTGGCCCTGCGCGCGGGCAAGGAACGCGAAGAAACGGACCGGAACGCCACGAAGCGAAACGCCCAGAGCCTGCGCGTGGGCAGCGTCAATTTCCGCGCGGACAAGGAACTGGTGCAAGAGACAAACCGCTGGTGCGACCTGGAACGCGCCCCCTGGAAGCCCGCCCGTTCGTCGCGCAAATACACCCCCGAACAACGCCTCGCCCTCGCCCGCGCCTATCTGGAGGAGAATCCGTACCTCAGCGTGCAGACCTATCGCCACCTGACGGGACTGCTTCAGACCTCCGCCGCCACCGAACTGCGCCGATGGGCCTCGCAGCCGGACAGCGGCATCGGCATCAGCGGCCGAGGCAGTCACCGCGTGTACATCAAGAGGAAAGAATCACCCATCCCTTGA
- a CDS encoding site-specific integrase, producing METKRSTFATSFYIKRSAVRNRDGKAPIMVKISVDGDDKAVGTKLFVTPDLWENGKAKGKSAEANEINGQLKEVSARLTNHYHRILREEDFVTAEKLRNAFLGVGVMENCILKDFENMNKEFGAMVEKGQRAKSTYNKYLAVYNHFKTFLWEKKKRTDMAYKELTKEIIADFDKYLRVEKGLSANTLWIYTMPLLSLTDKAWRRGIVRTDPFGEYSLEMQETDRGYFTEEELRTLANAVFVKKQTSLVRDMFLFGCFTGLSYIDIKTLTHDKIQRMDFDGEEWIITRRTKTRVSSNVPLMEIAKELIERYKGLAGGDLVFPMPSNSVCNRHLKQIAKACGIHKEIGFHLSRHTFATTVYLCNGGTIEALSKILGHKHISTTQIYAEVTNRMVSSDFRAISGNLAAMQRSVLEKKDRKQDGKRVRRSLRETA from the coding sequence ATGGAAACAAAGAGAAGTACGTTTGCGACCTCGTTCTACATCAAGAGATCCGCAGTGAGAAACCGGGACGGGAAAGCCCCCATCATGGTGAAAATCTCCGTTGACGGGGATGACAAGGCGGTGGGAACCAAGCTGTTCGTCACCCCCGACCTCTGGGAGAACGGCAAGGCGAAAGGCAAGTCCGCCGAGGCAAACGAGATAAACGGGCAACTGAAGGAGGTCTCCGCCCGGCTCACCAACCACTACCACCGCATCCTCCGGGAAGAGGATTTCGTCACCGCCGAGAAGCTGCGCAACGCCTTCCTCGGTGTCGGCGTGATGGAGAACTGCATACTGAAAGACTTCGAGAATATGAACAAGGAGTTCGGGGCGATGGTGGAGAAAGGGCAGCGAGCCAAGTCCACCTACAACAAGTATCTGGCTGTTTACAACCATTTCAAGACCTTCCTTTGGGAGAAGAAGAAGCGCACCGACATGGCTTACAAGGAGCTGACCAAGGAGATCATCGCCGATTTCGACAAGTACCTGCGGGTGGAGAAGGGATTGAGCGCCAACACCCTCTGGATATACACCATGCCCCTGCTCAGCCTGACCGACAAGGCGTGGCGGCGGGGCATCGTCCGCACCGACCCCTTCGGCGAGTACAGCCTTGAGATGCAGGAGACCGACCGGGGCTATTTCACGGAGGAGGAGCTGCGCACCTTGGCTAACGCCGTGTTCGTCAAGAAACAGACCAGCCTCGTGCGGGATATGTTCCTCTTCGGGTGTTTCACCGGGCTTAGCTACATTGACATAAAGACGCTCACCCATGACAAGATACAGCGCATGGACTTCGACGGCGAGGAATGGATCATCACCCGGCGCACCAAGACCCGTGTGTCGAGCAACGTCCCTCTCATGGAGATTGCCAAGGAGCTGATAGAACGTTACAAAGGGCTTGCCGGGGGCGACCTTGTCTTTCCCATGCCCAGCAACAGCGTGTGCAACAGGCACCTCAAACAGATAGCCAAAGCCTGCGGCATCCACAAGGAGATCGGCTTCCACCTAAGCCGCCACACCTTCGCCACGACCGTCTATCTCTGCAACGGCGGCACCATCGAGGCACTCTCCAAGATACTCGGGCACAAGCACATTTCCACGACCCAGATCTACGCCGAGGTGACCAACAGGATGGTCAGCTCCGATTTCCGGGCGATCTCCGGCAACCTCGCCGCCATGCAGCGGAGCGTGCTGGAGAAGAAGGACAGGAAACAGGACGGGAAGCGGGTGCGCCGCTCCCTCCGGGAAACGGCTTGA
- a CDS encoding winged helix-turn-helix transcriptional regulator translates to MRKKLDYDYCSASPILEWLGDKWALVVLLKLHENEVIRFNELYKTIPSISEKMLSTVLRSLVTDGLVNRKIYPTVPPKVEYYVSEFGETLIPYLEQLKQWGQENFETIMENRRKNKY, encoded by the coding sequence ATGAGAAAAAAGTTAGATTACGATTATTGTTCTGCTTCCCCTATACTGGAATGGCTGGGTGACAAATGGGCTTTAGTTGTCTTATTGAAGCTACATGAGAATGAAGTAATACGTTTCAATGAACTATACAAAACAATCCCCTCTATATCGGAAAAGATGCTATCTACTGTTTTGCGGTCATTGGTAACGGACGGATTGGTAAATAGAAAAATATATCCCACAGTTCCACCCAAAGTGGAATATTATGTATCTGAATTTGGAGAAACTTTAATCCCTTATTTAGAGCAGTTGAAACAATGGGGGCAAGAAAATTTTGAAACGATAATGGAAAATAGACGGAAAAATAAGTATTGA
- the topB gene encoding type IA DNA topoisomerase, translating to MITAVIAEKPSVAKDIANVLNVRERHDGYLSGNGYLVTWAFGHLVQLAMPEAYGYTGFRRENLPILPQEFKYIPRQIREGKEYKPDLGVLKQLKVIKEVFDRSDRIVVATDAGREGEAIHRYIYNYLGCRKPCLRLWISSLTDRAIREGLDNLRPGSDYDNLYRAAEARAIADWEIGLNATQALSIAAGQGIYSLGRVQTPTLMMICSRYLENRDFTPQTYFRLKITAEKDGTPFAAISELRYETLPAANAALAAVTATGTVQVADVQRREVSQEPPLLYDLTALQKEANGRYGFSADKTLSVAQSLYEKKVLSYPRTGSRYLSEDVFDEIPDRIALLERYPAFSTHAAALKGASLNRRSVDAGKVTDHHALIITECLPGELSADERTVYDMVAARLLEAFSARCLKDVTTVSFTAGNSVFTAKGTVVRSAGWRAVRNERDEDDEGTAALPPLQPGEAFLLQSAECVEKQTKPRPLHTESSLLSAMEHCGRELRDDELRDSLKGNGIGTPATRASIIETLFARDYVRREKKSLVPTDKGLAVYQIVKDKRIADVEMTGQWETALAKIESGEMNPDTFRKGIEVYAAQITEELLQVQVSVADGGHIPCPKCRSGRILLYPKVAKCSNVDCGLTVFRGKGEKQLTDSQIADLVTKGKTSLIKGFRSREGKPFDAYLTFDKDFRIVYGFPPRTDKPKGKERRR from the coding sequence ATGATTACAGCAGTCATCGCTGAAAAGCCTTCCGTAGCGAAGGATATAGCAAACGTGTTGAATGTCCGGGAGCGGCACGATGGCTACCTCTCAGGTAACGGCTACCTCGTTACCTGGGCGTTCGGCCATCTCGTCCAGCTCGCCATGCCCGAAGCATACGGCTACACGGGCTTCCGGCGTGAGAACCTGCCCATTCTGCCGCAGGAGTTCAAGTACATCCCCCGCCAGATACGGGAGGGCAAGGAGTACAAGCCCGACCTCGGCGTGCTCAAACAGTTGAAGGTCATCAAGGAGGTTTTCGACCGTTCCGACCGTATCGTCGTGGCGACCGATGCCGGGCGTGAGGGCGAAGCCATTCATCGGTACATCTACAATTACCTTGGCTGCCGCAAGCCCTGCCTGCGCCTCTGGATCTCCTCGCTGACCGACCGTGCCATCCGGGAGGGGCTGGACAACCTCAGACCCGGTAGCGACTACGACAACCTCTACCGTGCCGCCGAAGCCCGTGCCATCGCCGACTGGGAGATTGGGCTGAATGCCACCCAAGCTCTCAGCATCGCCGCCGGGCAGGGCATCTACTCCCTTGGACGGGTGCAGACGCCCACCTTGATGATGATCTGCTCCCGTTATCTGGAGAACAGGGATTTCACCCCGCAGACCTATTTCCGGCTGAAGATCACGGCGGAAAAGGACGGCACGCCTTTCGCCGCCATCTCTGAATTGCGTTACGAAACCCTTCCGGCGGCAAACGCCGCCCTCGCCGCTGTAACCGCAACGGGGACGGTGCAGGTTGCCGACGTGCAGCGCAGGGAGGTGAGCCAAGAGCCTCCCTTGCTCTACGACCTGACCGCCTTGCAGAAAGAGGCGAACGGCAGGTACGGCTTCTCGGCGGACAAGACCCTCTCCGTCGCCCAGTCGCTTTACGAGAAGAAGGTGTTGAGCTACCCCCGTACCGGCTCCCGCTACCTCTCGGAGGATGTGTTCGACGAGATACCCGACCGCATCGCCCTGCTGGAGCGGTACCCGGCTTTCTCCACCCATGCCGCCGCCCTGAAAGGGGCTTCGCTCAACCGCCGCAGCGTGGATGCGGGGAAAGTTACCGACCACCATGCGCTCATCATCACCGAGTGTCTGCCCGGCGAGCTGTCCGCCGACGAGCGCACGGTGTACGACATGGTAGCCGCCCGCCTGCTCGAAGCCTTCTCCGCCCGTTGCCTCAAGGACGTTACCACCGTCTCTTTCACGGCGGGGAACAGCGTGTTCACCGCCAAGGGGACGGTCGTCAGGTCCGCCGGATGGCGTGCCGTGCGGAACGAGCGGGACGAGGACGACGAGGGAACAGCCGCTTTGCCGCCCTTGCAGCCCGGCGAGGCTTTCCTCCTGCAATCGGCGGAGTGCGTGGAGAAACAGACCAAGCCCCGTCCCCTGCACACCGAGAGCAGCCTCCTTTCGGCGATGGAGCATTGCGGCAGGGAGTTGCGGGACGACGAGCTTCGGGACAGCCTGAAAGGGAACGGTATCGGCACGCCCGCCACCCGTGCCTCCATCATCGAGACCCTCTTTGCCCGTGACTACGTGCGCCGGGAGAAGAAGAGCCTCGTGCCGACCGACAAGGGGCTTGCCGTGTACCAGATAGTGAAGGACAAGCGCATCGCCGATGTCGAGATGACCGGGCAGTGGGAGACCGCCCTTGCCAAGATCGAGAGCGGGGAGATGAATCCCGACACCTTCCGCAAGGGCATCGAGGTCTATGCCGCCCAGATTACCGAAGAACTCCTGCAAGTGCAGGTATCGGTGGCGGACGGCGGACATATCCCGTGCCCCAAATGCCGTTCCGGTCGCATCCTCCTTTACCCGAAGGTCGCCAAGTGCAGCAACGTCGATTGTGGGCTTACCGTCTTCCGTGGCAAGGGGGAGAAGCAGCTCACCGACAGCCAGATTGCCGACCTTGTAACCAAAGGCAAAACATCCCTTATCAAAGGATTCAGGAGCAGGGAGGGTAAGCCCTTCGATGCGTACCTCACCTTCGACAAGGACTTCCGCATCGTGTACGGGTTCCCGCCCCGCACGGACAAGCCCAAAGGAAAGGAGCGCAGGCGATGA
- a CDS encoding helix-turn-helix domain-containing protein, whose amino-acid sequence MEIVSIEKKTFEEMKERFGSFSQHVRELCARYRPPEKMNWMDGADVCEKLGISKRTLQTYRDRGLLPYSQINHKIYYRTEDVEAFVEAMSREMTEDE is encoded by the coding sequence ATGGAAATAGTAAGCATCGAGAAAAAGACCTTCGAGGAGATGAAGGAACGGTTCGGCAGCTTCTCGCAGCACGTGAGGGAGCTTTGCGCCCGCTACCGACCGCCCGAAAAGATGAACTGGATGGACGGGGCGGACGTGTGCGAGAAACTGGGCATCAGCAAGCGGACATTGCAGACCTACCGTGACCGGGGGCTGCTGCCGTACAGCCAGATCAACCACAAGATTTACTACCGGACGGAGGACGTGGAGGCGTTCGTGGAAGCCATGAGCCGGGAAATGACGGAGGACGAGTGA
- a CDS encoding EFR1 family ferrodoxin (N-terminal region resembles flavodoxins. C-terminal ferrodoxin region binds two 4Fe-4S clusters.), which yields MDYKSKTANDKEISIYYFSATGNSLKLSQDIAAAFGGAGLFRMTPSAGITASDSRIVGFIFPVYMGGLPGIVRRFLESYPFRKGVYYFSIGTYYTYKGCAVSVVDKIMSGKGVRLDYGYNLPTVGNCLKEYEVSSVRRTKILERAELYTSRIIDDLKKGKRKKPFPYCRLSDLLHKGLFNAFFSRSHLNFSLENGCMGCGVCERVCPVNNITLKNGVPRWGTGCEACHACVHWCPRNVIQIGKSKGRLQYHHPAVKRTMLYRVE from the coding sequence ATGGACTATAAAAGCAAAACGGCAAACGACAAAGAAATATCCATCTATTATTTCTCCGCCACAGGCAACAGCCTGAAATTGTCGCAGGATATTGCGGCGGCTTTTGGAGGAGCCGGGCTGTTCAGAATGACACCGTCAGCTGGAATCACCGCATCGGACTCCCGAATCGTAGGTTTTATATTCCCCGTATATATGGGCGGACTGCCCGGCATTGTCCGCCGGTTCTTGGAAAGTTATCCGTTCAGGAAAGGCGTGTACTATTTCTCCATAGGCACATATTACACGTACAAGGGCTGTGCGGTGTCCGTTGTGGACAAAATCATGTCCGGCAAAGGCGTGCGTCTGGACTATGGCTACAACCTGCCCACCGTAGGGAACTGCCTGAAGGAATACGAGGTATCTTCAGTAAGGAGGACGAAGATACTGGAACGGGCGGAGCTTTACACTTCACGAATAATCGACGACTTGAAAAAAGGCAAACGGAAAAAGCCTTTCCCGTATTGCAGGTTATCGGATCTGTTGCACAAAGGGCTGTTCAATGCCTTTTTCAGTCGCTCGCACTTGAACTTCTCCTTGGAAAATGGTTGTATGGGATGTGGTGTCTGCGAACGTGTATGTCCCGTGAACAATATTACGCTGAAAAACGGAGTGCCCCGGTGGGGAACCGGTTGCGAGGCTTGCCATGCTTGCGTACACTGGTGTCCCCGGAATGTCATTCAGATCGGGAAGTCCAAAGGGCGGCTGCAATACCATCATCCAGCTGTAAAAAGAACGATGCTGTACCGTGTGGAATGA
- the trpS gene encoding tryptophan--tRNA ligase, giving the protein MAKEKIILTGDRPTGRLHIGHYVGSLRRRVELQNSGLYDKTFIFIADAQALTDNMENPEKVRQNVIEVALDYLACGLDPTKSTIFIQSQIPELCELTFYYMDLVTVSRLQRNPTVKTEIQMRNFETSIPVGFFTYPISQAADITAFRATTVPVGEDQEPMLEQAREIVRRFNYIYGETLVEPEILLPENAACLRLPGTDGKAKMSKSLGNCIYLSDTADEVQKKVKSMYTDPDHLRVQDPGKLEGNTVFTYLDAFCRPEHFGLYLPEYPNLDELKAHYQRGGLGDMKVKKFLNEIMQETLEPIRNRRKEFEKDIPAIYDMLKKGCETAREAAASTLDDVRKAMKINYFDDEELIAEQVRKFSGE; this is encoded by the coding sequence ATGGCAAAAGAAAAAATCATCCTTACGGGCGACCGCCCCACAGGACGCCTACACATAGGACACTATGTAGGCTCATTGAGACGCAGAGTGGAACTGCAAAACTCCGGCTTGTACGACAAGACCTTCATCTTCATAGCCGACGCGCAAGCCTTGACGGACAATATGGAGAATCCGGAGAAGGTACGCCAGAACGTCATCGAAGTGGCGCTGGACTATCTGGCCTGCGGACTGGACCCGACGAAGAGCACCATCTTCATCCAATCGCAGATACCCGAACTTTGCGAACTGACCTTCTACTACATGGACCTCGTCACCGTGAGCCGCCTGCAGCGCAACCCCACGGTAAAGACCGAAATCCAGATGCGCAACTTCGAGACAAGCATCCCCGTAGGCTTCTTCACCTACCCCATCAGCCAGGCCGCCGACATCACCGCCTTCCGCGCCACCACCGTGCCCGTGGGCGAAGACCAGGAGCCGATGCTGGAACAAGCCCGCGAGATAGTACGCCGCTTCAACTATATATATGGTGAAACCCTCGTGGAACCGGAAATACTACTGCCCGAAAACGCCGCCTGCCTCCGCCTGCCCGGAACCGACGGCAAAGCCAAGATGAGCAAAAGCCTGGGCAACTGCATCTACCTTTCGGACACGGCCGACGAAGTGCAGAAAAAGGTGAAGAGCATGTACACCGATCCCGACCATCTGCGCGTGCAAGACCCCGGAAAGCTTGAAGGAAACACCGTGTTCACCTACCTTGACGCCTTCTGCCGCCCGGAGCACTTCGGCCTCTACCTGCCCGAATATCCTAATCTGGACGAGCTGAAAGCCCACTACCAGCGTGGCGGCCTGGGTGACATGAAAGTAAAGAAATTCCTCAACGAGATTATGCAGGAAACACTGGAGCCTATCCGCAACCGCCGCAAGGAATTCGAGAAAGACATCCCCGCCATCTACGACATGCTGAAGAAGGGCTGTGAAACGGCAAGAGAAGCCGCAGCCTCAACTTTGGACGACGTGCGCAAGGCAATGAAAATAAACTACTTTGACGACGAAGAGCTGATAGCCGAACAAGTAAGGAAGTTCAGCGGAGAGTAA
- a CDS encoding DUF4948 family protein: MRTPAIILLLASLFAASCGEPPMPPSDEEMIRHFATHEAAFRKVYEIMSESSEGSFHYPPLSPEEVIILDSTEQSDTSHETNDEENLPVYGLLKPDRIQLDSLLSEIGCGLVLVDRREWETADSVYVSLVMPYYSHGIVDAGTSKSFIYDPGLESRRNIRITEHGDLNEIYRRTYNDTTLYKPVKEGWYIELDHSR, from the coding sequence ATGAGAACACCCGCCATAATCCTGCTTTTAGCAAGCCTGTTTGCCGCAAGCTGCGGAGAGCCGCCCATGCCACCGAGCGACGAGGAAATGATACGCCACTTCGCCACGCACGAGGCGGCGTTCCGCAAGGTGTACGAAATCATGTCAGAGAGTTCAGAAGGTAGTTTCCACTACCCGCCGCTTTCTCCGGAAGAGGTCATTATACTTGATTCAACAGAGCAAAGCGATACATCCCATGAAACGAATGACGAAGAAAACCTCCCGGTATATGGGCTGCTGAAGCCAGACCGAATACAGCTCGATTCCCTGTTGTCAGAGATTGGATGCGGTCTTGTCCTTGTTGACCGCAGGGAATGGGAAACGGCGGATTCGGTATATGTGAGCCTCGTTATGCCGTACTATTCCCACGGCATCGTGGATGCGGGAACGTCCAAGAGTTTCATTTACGATCCCGGATTGGAAAGCCGCCGGAATATCCGTATCACCGAACACGGCGACCTGAACGAGATCTACCGCAGGACGTACAACGACACCACGTTGTACAAGCCTGTCAAGGAAGGCTGGTACATCGAGTTAGACCATTCACGATAA
- a CDS encoding helix-turn-helix domain-containing protein codes for MEVITRDTEEVRAYFEALEEGMRYLDTVTAHFRPAMNGEVYLTGEDVCRLLHITPRTLQDYRTQRLIPYISLPGKTLYRQSDLLRMLEENYVDMRPKRKRGKSPT; via the coding sequence ATGGAAGTGATCACAAGGGACACGGAAGAGGTACGGGCGTACTTCGAGGCACTGGAGGAAGGCATGAGGTACCTTGACACGGTAACGGCGCACTTCCGCCCGGCGATGAACGGCGAGGTCTATCTCACGGGCGAGGACGTGTGCAGGCTGCTGCACATCACGCCGAGAACGTTGCAGGACTACCGCACGCAGCGGCTGATCCCGTACATATCGCTGCCGGGCAAGACGCTCTACCGCCAGTCGGATCTGCTGCGTATGCTGGAGGAGAACTACGTGGACATGCGCCCAAAGCGCAAACGGGGGAAAAGTCCAACATAA
- a CDS encoding DUF4099 domain-containing protein, producing MDERPDSSQQLMDILLVMDEKGTLQAVSGVKDGELQTKNPLEDNNDLLRVDRHGDMFSNFFSNLWNQLKDPTRFHFFRVPEEEVQRVAADFRQRESQSVKTGEPLVAQYEVQPPVQAQQQTQAGQQQQPEGAPQQSAGQTEQNPQYKYRPEDIDWNSLAALGVQREQIEGNGMLDQMLRGFQTDKTVRVHFHFDGISHSNDSQLSLKPGTDGRLTVCSHGILDPEKMQKQFFGYDITDSDKQVLRQTGNMGHPATVTNRAGEQVEALVSRNLKTNELVAFPLSKVNIPAEKNGHTFTPDEIARLKQGEAVVCQFLSRAKEGEQPKLYPAPVQFSAAKMQIEFLFGDRGRLAMDAYKANLKQTANQEVPKTFRKQELTEKSRLELEAGGTVKVSGLVDKKGKAYQGYITWKPGEKPAFMFPKDYKAALEEGRVKPAVENEVQVAVNSEGKTVEATRNLKEALQSAQQRPTGEQKQQQERRQEQKEDRKQEQKQEQPDKPKRSRGVRR from the coding sequence ATGGACGAACGACCGGACAGCAGCCAGCAGTTGATGGACATCCTGCTCGTCATGGACGAGAAAGGCACGCTCCAAGCCGTCAGCGGAGTAAAGGACGGCGAGTTACAGACCAAGAATCCCTTGGAGGACAACAACGACCTCCTGCGGGTGGATCGCCACGGCGATATGTTTTCGAATTTCTTTTCCAACCTCTGGAACCAGTTGAAAGACCCGACCCGCTTCCACTTCTTCCGTGTGCCGGAAGAGGAGGTGCAGCGGGTAGCCGCCGATTTCCGGCAACGGGAGAGCCAGTCCGTCAAGACGGGCGAGCCGCTCGTTGCGCAGTACGAGGTGCAGCCGCCCGTGCAGGCGCAGCAGCAGACCCAAGCCGGGCAGCAGCAACAGCCGGAGGGTGCGCCGCAGCAGTCCGCCGGGCAGACCGAACAGAACCCGCAGTACAAGTACCGCCCGGAGGACATCGACTGGAACAGCCTCGCCGCCCTCGGCGTGCAGCGGGAGCAGATCGAGGGCAACGGGATGCTCGACCAGATGCTACGGGGCTTCCAGACTGACAAGACCGTCCGGGTGCATTTCCACTTCGACGGCATCTCGCACAGCAACGACAGCCAGCTCTCGCTCAAGCCCGGCACGGACGGCAGGCTGACCGTGTGCAGCCACGGCATCCTCGACCCGGAGAAGATGCAGAAGCAGTTCTTCGGCTACGACATCACCGACTCCGACAAGCAGGTGCTCCGGCAGACGGGCAACATGGGACACCCGGCGACTGTCACCAACCGGGCGGGCGAGCAGGTCGAAGCCCTTGTCAGCCGCAACCTCAAGACCAACGAGCTGGTCGCCTTCCCGCTCTCCAAGGTCAATATCCCGGCGGAGAAGAACGGGCATACCTTCACCCCGGACGAGATAGCCCGGCTCAAACAGGGCGAGGCGGTGGTCTGCCAGTTCCTTTCCAGAGCCAAGGAGGGGGAGCAGCCCAAACTCTACCCGGCTCCCGTGCAGTTCAGCGCAGCCAAGATGCAGATCGAATTTCTTTTCGGCGACCGGGGCAGGCTGGCGATGGATGCGTACAAGGCGAACCTGAAACAGACCGCCAATCAGGAGGTGCCGAAGACCTTCCGCAAGCAGGAGCTTACCGAGAAGTCCCGCCTCGAACTCGAAGCCGGGGGAACGGTCAAGGTTTCCGGCTTGGTGGACAAGAAAGGAAAAGCCTACCAAGGCTACATCACATGGAAGCCCGGCGAGAAGCCCGCCTTCATGTTCCCTAAGGACTACAAGGCGGCGCTCGAAGAGGGGCGTGTCAAGCCCGCCGTGGAGAACGAGGTGCAGGTGGCGGTCAATTCCGAGGGCAAGACCGTCGAGGCGACCCGTAACCTGAAAGAAGCCCTGCAATCCGCACAGCAGCGACCCACCGGGGAGCAGAAACAGCAGCAGGAGCGCAGGCAGGAGCAGAAAGAGGACCGGAAACAGGAACAGAAGCAGGAGCAGCCCGACAAGCCCAAGCGCAGCCGGGGTGTCCGCCGATGA